CGGTGAGAGACCGGGGCTGCCCAGCAGCTGTGAGCGACGCGGCTTTTGCAATGTACCACTGGGCCTTTCGGGCCCGGGAAGGTGCAAAAGCCGGCCATCGTCGCAAGCCAGAAGACCGGTCTGCCGGAATTCTCATCATGGCGTCTTGGGACGCCGGGAGGACTCCGCATGTTCCCGCACCGAAAAAAACAGCCCCCGAAAACCTCGTACCGCTTGCTCCTCGCCGCCGCGGGGACGGCCCTGTTGCTCTCCCTCCTCATCCCGGGTACCTCCCCTGCCCAACAAGGGGCAGACCCGCCGGAGCTACGCCTCGACCCCATCGTCGTGACGGCGACGCGAACCCCCCGGCGTCTGAGCACCGTCGGCGATTCGATCGAATCGTTTTCAAAAGAAACAATCGAACTCATCATCCCCGGCGACCTGAACGATGTATTCCGTACCGCCACCGGAATCATCGTGGAACAATCCGGCAGCCGGGGCGCCAGCACGAGCTTCCGCATCCGGGGCAGCGAAGACAATTTCGTCAGCGTCATGATTGACGGATTCAAGATCTCCGCCCCGGACGGCGGCCGCTTCGATTTCGAGAATCTCTCCCCCGAATGGATCGGAGGAGTGGAGATCCTCCGGGGCCCGCAAAGCCCGCTCTACGGCTCCGACGCCGCGGCCGGCGCCGTCAACCTCCTGCTTGACGTCGGAAAACACGGCGAACCCTACCGGTTCGAGACTGGGGCCCGTTACGGAAGCTTCACCACCTGGGAGGAGTTCTTCAAGGTGCGCGGCGGGGGGGAAAAAACGGGTTTTCTGGCCACCCTCAGCCGGATCGATACAAACGGGAGATTCGAAAACGACGGCTACTACCGGACGGTCGGCACCATCGCTTTCGACTATTTCCCCACCGATCGGGCCAAAATCCGGTTTCTCTACCAGGCCAACCAGAGCCGCTTCGATGCCACCTCCGACAAC
The sequence above is drawn from the bacterium genome and encodes:
- a CDS encoding TonB-dependent receptor plug domain-containing protein, producing MFPHRKKQPPKTSYRLLLAAAGTALLLSLLIPGTSPAQQGADPPELRLDPIVVTATRTPRRLSTVGDSIESFSKETIELIIPGDLNDVFRTATGIIVEQSGSRGASTSFRIRGSEDNFVSVMIDGFKISAPDGGRFDFENLSPEWIGGVEILRGPQSPLYGSDAAAGAVNLLLDVGKHGEPYRFETGARYGSFTTWEEFFKVRGGGEKTGFLATLSRIDTNGRFENDGYYRTVGTIAFDYFPTDRAKIRFLYQANQSRFDATSDN